The Mycolicibacterium fluoranthenivorans genome has a window encoding:
- a CDS encoding AraC family transcriptional regulator: MRTAAESLAEIRRLIDTHARADLRTPIDGLLLSKVVGGGSPDYSLTDPLLVVMAQGGKRLLIGDEVFEYRAGQCLVVAASLPVTGHYLDTTPEHPSLAMGLVLRPEALSALLLRAPPQPRTRAAAGAAAIATGDASPELLDAVARLLHLLASPADAAVLGPLVEQEILWRLLTGPQGEIARQIGLADSALAHVNRAITWMRDNYAVPVRMEDLAQMSGMSVSAFHRQFRTVTAMSPLQFQKRIRLQQARSLLVTRSGDIAGVGHRVGYDSPSQFNREYRRLFGAPPGQDAARLRERGEPSFP, translated from the coding sequence ATGCGCACCGCAGCCGAGTCCCTCGCCGAGATACGGCGGCTGATCGACACGCACGCCCGCGCCGATCTGCGTACCCCGATCGACGGCTTGTTGTTGTCGAAAGTGGTCGGTGGCGGCAGTCCGGACTACTCGCTCACCGACCCTCTGCTGGTCGTGATGGCGCAGGGCGGCAAGCGATTGCTGATCGGTGACGAGGTGTTCGAGTACCGGGCCGGACAGTGCCTGGTCGTCGCGGCGAGCCTGCCGGTGACCGGTCACTACCTCGACACCACCCCCGAACATCCCTCGCTGGCCATGGGACTGGTGCTGCGCCCGGAGGCGTTGTCGGCGTTGCTGTTGCGGGCCCCCCCGCAGCCCCGGACGCGCGCGGCGGCCGGCGCGGCCGCGATCGCCACCGGTGACGCGAGTCCCGAACTACTCGACGCCGTCGCCAGGTTGCTGCACCTGCTGGCCAGTCCCGCCGACGCCGCCGTCCTCGGTCCGCTCGTCGAACAGGAGATCCTGTGGCGGCTGCTCACCGGTCCGCAGGGCGAGATCGCCCGCCAGATCGGCCTCGCCGACAGCGCACTGGCACACGTCAACAGGGCGATCACCTGGATGCGGGACAACTACGCCGTCCCGGTCCGGATGGAGGATCTGGCGCAGATGTCGGGGATGAGCGTCTCGGCGTTCCACCGCCAGTTCCGGACCGTCACGGCGATGAGCCCGCTGCAATTCCAGAAGCGGATCCGGTTGCAGCAGGCCCGATCCCTGCTCGTTACGCGGTCCGGTGACATCGCGGGCGTCGGACACCGGGTGGGCTACGACAGCCCGTCGCAGTTCAACCGCGAATACCGCCGGCTGTTCGGAGCCCCGCCCGGTCAGGATGCGGCACGGCTGCGCGAGAGGGGTGAGCCGAGCTTCCCGTGA
- a CDS encoding aldo/keto reductase: MSLDSYVTLGRSGLRVSPFALGAMTFGEDPGAAGTSVAESEQILAAYLDRGGNFVDTANFYTNGHSEKILGDFFARSPGRRQRVVLASKFFANLHPGDPNGGGAGRSAILAQLHETLRRMQTDYLDVYWLHNWDRHTPIEETMRTLDDLVRAGTVRYIGFSNTPAWVTASAQTMALLRGWTPLIALQVEYSLLARTVEGELAPLAADQGMALVPWSPLKNGFLSGKYRRGSDVSDSARAAYVGGPTEDEFTVIETVDDIAGELETSSAAVALAWLRARTGTVVPIIGARRLAHLESNLAGLDIALTADHLHRLDQVSAPALNYPADLNGQMRATLQFAGTTVDGQASAVYPPLLASTVRY; this comes from the coding sequence ATGTCACTCGACAGCTATGTCACCCTCGGCCGGTCAGGCCTGCGGGTCAGCCCGTTCGCCCTCGGCGCGATGACGTTCGGGGAGGATCCCGGTGCTGCGGGAACCAGCGTTGCCGAGTCCGAGCAGATTCTGGCGGCGTATCTGGATCGGGGCGGCAACTTTGTCGACACCGCCAACTTCTACACCAACGGGCACTCGGAGAAGATCCTCGGAGATTTCTTCGCACGCAGTCCCGGTCGCAGGCAGCGAGTGGTGCTCGCCTCGAAATTCTTCGCCAACCTGCATCCGGGTGACCCCAACGGCGGTGGCGCGGGCCGCTCGGCGATCCTCGCACAGCTGCACGAGACGCTACGCCGCATGCAGACCGACTATCTCGATGTGTACTGGCTGCACAACTGGGATCGCCACACCCCGATCGAGGAGACCATGCGCACCCTCGATGATCTGGTCCGCGCCGGCACCGTGCGGTACATCGGGTTCTCGAACACACCCGCGTGGGTCACCGCTTCGGCGCAGACCATGGCACTGCTGCGGGGCTGGACGCCGCTGATCGCCCTGCAGGTCGAGTACTCACTGCTGGCGCGCACGGTGGAAGGGGAGTTGGCCCCGTTGGCCGCCGATCAGGGGATGGCGCTGGTGCCGTGGAGCCCGCTCAAGAACGGCTTCCTGTCGGGCAAGTACCGCCGGGGCAGCGACGTCTCGGACTCCGCCCGCGCCGCCTACGTCGGCGGACCGACCGAGGATGAGTTCACCGTCATCGAGACGGTCGACGATATCGCGGGCGAGCTCGAAACCAGCTCGGCGGCAGTGGCCTTGGCGTGGCTGCGGGCACGCACCGGGACCGTGGTACCGATCATCGGGGCGCGCCGGCTGGCGCACCTGGAATCCAACCTCGCCGGGCTCGATATCGCGTTGACCGCCGATCACCTGCACCGACTGGACCAGGTGTCGGCCCCCGCGCTGAACTACCCGGCCGACCTCAACGGTCAGATGCGGGCCACTCTGCAGTTCGCCGGCACCACGGTCGACGGGCAGGCCTCGGCGGTCTATCCGCCACTGCTGGCCAGCACCGTCCGGTACTAA